The Ascidiaceihabitans donghaensis genome includes the window ACATTCCTGATGATGGGTGTTATCGGCTTGATCGTAGCGATGCTGCTGAACATGTTCATCTTCCAATCTGGTCCGATGATGATGGCAATTTCTGCAATTGGCGTTCTGATCTTTGCAGGTCTGACAGCCTACTACACGCAGGACATCAAGGCGACTTATGTGGCGCATGCTGCACACGGCGATCAAGAATGGTTGGACAAGGCGGCATCTGATGGTGCGCTAAGCCTCTACATCTCTTTCTTGAACATGTTCCAGTTCCTGCTGATGTTCATGGGCCAACAAGAATAATCTATGTTTCACTGAAACGGCTCGGGCCATCCGGAAACGGGTGGCCCTTTTTCTTTCTACCGGTGTTCTTTGTCACAAGAACATAGTCATACGGATTGAAGGGAAGGCCACGGTGCCTCCCAGCATCGCGTCGATCGGTCCGATCGCACTGAACCCTATGGCTGCATAAAACCCTTCCGCATAGCGTGTTGACCAGCATTCCATTTCTGTAATTCCGGCCGCTTTGGCTGTTGCAAGACAATGCATAATCAGCGCCTGTGCGATGCCTTTGCGCAAGTGTGCCGGATCTGTTGCCACATGACGGATGTGCGCCTTGTCAGCGCGTGCCTTATCCACACTCCAGCCCCCCGCCCCTGCAAGGATGCCAGCACAGTCCCAGACGAAGAAGGTACCCGAAGACAGCAAAACAGGTTGCGCCCTGATCATCTTGGGCAAAGCTGTCTTCAGTGTTTCTGCATCATAGACGTCTTTCAACAAAGTTGGGTAGCTTCGCTCAAAAAGCCGGTTTAATGCTGATTGATCTCCAAGGTTTGCAACGCGCAGTGTCATTTCCATTTCCCTTCTTTGAACCCCAATACCGCGCCGCTTGGATCCGAAAGCTGAAAACGCAAAAAGCCGCGCTTTTCAGCGCGGCCTTTGCGGTTCAAGTCAGGGTGTGATCTTACTTGATCTTGCCTTCTTTGTATTCCACGTGCTTGCGCGCAACGGGGTCGTATTTACGGACGACCATCTTTTCGGTCATCGTACGCGCATTTTTCTTCGTGACGTAGAAATGGCCTGTGCCCGCGGACGAGTTCAGACGGATCTTGATCGTGGTTGGCTTCGCCATTTTGTATCTCCTGCTGCATCATCCCTCGGTAGGGATATGCGTGAATTCTGAGATTTGCGTTCTAACCGTCTTGGCCCCCGAGTCAACACCAAACGGCAATATAATCGCAACTCTGTCCTTATATCTTAAATACTCCGTTCTGTGCGCGGTTTGAAGGCGAAAAAAGGCTTTGCGTCAGGTTCTCGTGATCGCCTTTCACGTGAATTGATTGCCCTGCACGCCTTTGTTGCGCGGTACGCAAAC containing:
- the rpmG gene encoding 50S ribosomal protein L33, encoding MAKPTTIKIRLNSSAGTGHFYVTKKNARTMTEKMVVRKYDPVARKHVEYKEGKIK
- a CDS encoding GNAT family N-acetyltransferase, with protein sequence MTLRVANLGDQSALNRLFERSYPTLLKDVYDAETLKTALPKMIRAQPVLLSSGTFFVWDCAGILAGAGGWSVDKARADKAHIRHVATDPAHLRKGIAQALIMHCLATAKAAGITEMECWSTRYAEGFYAAIGFSAIGPIDAMLGGTVAFPSIRMTMFL